Genomic DNA from Leptotrichia wadei:
TTGCACCTTCGTAACGATTTTTACAGACTACGACAGGAATTTGAAAATTTAAGGCATGTAAATAGGCTTCATCTCCTGATTCCTTTGAAGTGGCATAAATCTTTTTTTCATCTCGTACAAGTAGTAAATCAGTTTCCCGTTTTCCCTTGTAGCCTCGACTCAGAATTCCAACTTTTTTATTCTTTTCTAAATATTTTTGCACAAAATACTGCACGGCTGGTGTTTTCCCTGTTCCGCCTGCCACAATATTTCCAATGCAAATTATTTCCACTCCATCAGCCTTTTTTTCTTTAAAAATATTCAAATCATAAAGTTTATTTCGTAAAAATACGATAAATCCATATATAATCGACAATAATTTCATTAATTTTTCCTCAGCTTAACTTTCTTAATTAGTTTTCTACCAGTCCTTTATAAATTGTTTCCAGCCGTCTAAATCGGTTTTTTATTCCAGATTTGGAAATTTCCATTAAGTCTGCCAATTCCTGCAAAGACATTTCTTGATTTTCTAGACGTAATTTTGCCGTTTCACTTAATATATCTGTCAATTCAGAAAGCCCCAATTTCTGGTCAATTACCTTTATTATGTGAATTTGCTTTTCGGAAGCTGACAATTTTTTCGTTTCATTTGCAATTTCCCAATTCATGTTTCTATTAATTTTATTCCGAATTTCCTTATTAATTGTAACTTCCTCAAATTCAAAAAATGAATTTATTCCGCCAATCAAAAAAATTATATCCAAAATATCCTCTGAATTTCTCAAATAAACAAGGCTCTTATTTTTTTTCTCCGTCTGAAAAACCTTTTTCCCCATTTGCTTAAACAAATAATACAAGTAAGTGGCAGAATCCTCGCTATCTACAAAAAAATCCATTGCATAGGCTTTTTCTGGAGACTTTATATATCCACAGCTAAGAAAAAAGCCCCTGATTATGCCAGCCAGCTGTTTTTCATTCTCCACAACTGAAAAATTTTTGTGAAAATATATTTTTTTTAAAAATGATTTGTATTCCTGCTGGTTATGCTGAGTTGGAAAAAGTATGACTTCATAAAGCTTGTGTGTTCCAAGCCGTTTACTAATAACGTATTTTAACTGGATTGGAATACCTGTTACTGCACGTAAATTTGAATAAATTCTTTTGGCAAGCGACACATTTTCCGTACTAAAATAAATTCCATTTTCTGTAATCACATTTTTTGCTATAAAAATCCCAAAAAGTTCTGAATAAACACTCTCCTTATCAGAATTTTCCAAATTAAAGATTTCTCTTTTTAAATTTGCTGAATAAGACAACTTTCCCCCTCCTTTACATTCTTTGTCATTTGTAAAAATCTATAAAAATTAATTAATATCATTTTTACTTTTACAATTTTATAAATCATTTATATTAAATATTATTCAATAATCTAATTTTTTTATTTTTACAAAAAGTTATAATTCCTTGATTCATAATATTCATTTCATAAAACTTTAACTTTAAACAAATCTGCTAAATTAATAACTTACTTTTCTAGGATTTCCTGCCTTATCATAGTAAGTCCAAGTTCCAGTTCTTCTTCTACCTCGGAAACTTCCGTCAAATCCAAGGCTTCCATTTGTATAATAACCCTTTACAGTCCCAGTTTCCCCATTTAGATTTGCTTCATATAAAGGACTTCCATTTTCATAATAAACATTCATTTTCCCATTTATTTCATCATTTACATAATCAATTTCGGATTTTTTACCTCCGCTCATATTCCATTCGGTAAACAATCCATTTTTTTGCCCGTCTGAGTAATTTCCTTGTGATTTTCTTGAACCATTTTCATAATATTCAGTCCAAGTTCCTGTCATTTTCCCATTTTCATAATTTCCAACTGTTTCTTGAGCACCTGTTTTGGCATAATATGAAGTGTAACGCCCATCTAGCTGATCATTTTTGTATTGATATTTTTTCCAGACTTGCCCATTTTCAGTATAAACAGTCCATTCTCCCTCTTTTTTCCCATTTATATAATTTCCCAATGTAAATCTATTTCCATTTGCGTAATATTCATCATATTTCCCATTTAATATTCCATTATTTAAATTAACAACAAGTCTTCTTCCGCCTTCTTCCATAATTCTATATTCTCCACTTCCTGTCAATTCATAAGTACTGGAATCTAATCTTTTCACATCTTCCATATTCGGAGAACTAAGTTGTGATAACCTAACTTTTCCAAAATTTGTTCCATAATTTGCAAATACGTCTTTTCCATATGCAACCGCTGATAATATCATCATTCCAGCAATAAATAATATTTTTTTACTATTGTTTTTTTTCATTTTCCCATCTCCCATATTTTATAAAATTTATTTTTTTATTTTATAAATTTATCTTTTTACATTATAACAAATTTTTTTCATTTTTTAAACTAAATTATTTATTTCCCTAATTTTAAGTTACATTATAAGTAAACTAGGTTTAATCAGCATTATAAGTCCCAAAATAATCATCAAAATTCCACCAAACAAATTTACCCATTTTGAATATTTAGTAGTTAATTGTAATTTATTAATACTCATTAGTGCAAACCAGAAAACTATTATGTCATCTATCATATATCCAATTATATAAATAAAAGTATAAAACTGTCTTGCCCAAAATGGAACTTCATTTATTTGAAGAATTTTCGTATATGTCTGAGGGATTCCAATTGAACAGGCAAACTCTATTACATTCACAGAAAGTGCCAAACCAATTATTGCAAGCGCTGTAAGCAGCGTAAACGGCTTATTGGCTATATCCTTTACCTTTCTTGAAATTTTTGCTCTTTGTTCAAAATCTGTCACTTCACATTCTAAAGTATCGCCTTTCTTCAAATAATTTTTAATAAAGAAAATTCCTCCAGCGATTCCGACAATCCCGACAATTGGAGTTACCCATTTATCCAATCCTACAAAGTCCCAAGTATAAATCCATGCATTTAAAATCAAAAAATACATAACAGCTTCAGCTAAAATAAATAGTCCAGCAACCCTAAACATCTTAACTTTATTTCCAACTGCAATCAAGGCTGTCAAAAATAAAACTAAAACCCACATAGCACAAGGATTAAATCCATCAATTGTTCCTAAAACTATTGACATTGTCAATAAAGAATAATTTGTCAAATCAATCGTCTTATTAATAATTGGAATATTTACAAGCACCTGACGTTCAGCCCTTTTTGTAAGTCCTGGAATTTCACAAACTTTATCTCCAGTACAAACCGCACCATTACTGCTCACATTCCCCTTTCCAGCTTGCCCGCTTTCCAAATATTCCTTCAAACTCAAAATCTTATCTTTAGTTTTTCCAGAATCTATCAGCTCTTCAATTTCTTTTCCAGTAGTTTCTGCTGTATTAAATCCTTGAATGATATGCTCATCAACATAAATAATCGGAGTTCCCTTTACAAGTTTCAACTTTGTCGCAGTTTCATCAAAAAAAGCCTTTTCCTCCTTACTCTCATCAATCTTATGCTCCACATACTCAAAATCATCCCTTTTAGTCGACAATTCCTTCAAAAACTTTTCCAAATTAGCACAATTCTTACAATCTTTTCTCCCAAAATACTCAATTTGTATCTTCTTTACTTGACTATTTCCAACAGAATAATTAATTTGATTTATAAAAAATAATCCCAAAATCATAATTAGTAATGTAAAAACTTTGCTTTTTCCTACTTCATCTCTAAAATCATTTCTCCAAAACATACTTTTTCACACCTTTCTTTTTTACAATTTTTATCCTTTTATTTTAAATTTTTTTATTTTTTATAAATAATAACCGTACTAACTGCATATTCCCTGCTATGTGAAATGCTAATCTGAATTGTAAGTCCTTGCGCCTTCTCCTTTATCACATTATAAAGTGTCACATAAGGCTTCCCAAGCTCATCATTCAAAATCTCAATATCACTTAGCGAAAATCCATGCACTCCAGTCCCAAATGCCTTAGAAACTGCCTCTTTTGCCGCAAATCTCCCCGCGTAACTAGAATACGGATGTTTCTTTTTCTCAACATGCTCAATTTCCTTTTCTGTATAAACTTTTCTTTTAAAAAGGCTTGTCTGCTTAATCGCCTTTTCAATTCGGGATATTTCAATAATATCTGTCCCAATACCGTATATTTCCATTTTTATCTCCTTTTTAAAACTTGCTATTGTTAGATTATACTACAAATTTTTAAAAATACAAAATTTGTATAATTTTAGTAGTTTAATTTTAAATAAGTTTATGTATATTTTTTTCATTTTTCAAACATAGTCTAGTATAAATAACCCGTCGAAGCATTTTTCTGTGCTGGCAAAACTGTTTGAGCATAGCGAGTTTTTTTTCAGTGCAGAAAAATGTCGTAGACTAGCCATAGGTTGTAGGATTTGTCGCAATGAGCAATCCTACGAAAATAAAAAAGAAAAAACATAGTAATATGAAAAAATATTTATTAATCAAAATATCTAAAAAATAATTTAATTGATACTAAACCCTATTTGAATAACGAATACATTGTAAATCTTTTTAGCAGATTAAACCTGATATTTATTCTTAAATAATTAAAGTAAATGTTCGCTTTTTAAACGGGGAATAGTATGAATAATTACGAATTTGCTATTAAACAACCTTATTATAAAAAATTATTCCTATTTCTAAACGGGATTTAGTATTAATATTTATTAAAAAAAACTCTACATAAGAAAAAATAATTCCTAAATAGAGATTTTTTATTTTAAAATTTACTATTTCACTTTCACAATTTTCTTTTTTCCAGCCCTAATAATCATTCCGCTTTCGATATTGACACTTGCCTTAATATCTTTTATTGGCTCGTCATTTATTTTGAATCCACCTTGTGAAATTAGCCTTCTTGCTTCACTTGTTCCTCCAAGTAATTTTGCTTCTTTTACAAGTAAGTCGATTACATTAATTTCTCCATAAGGAACTTCCACTTCTGGTAAATCTACGTCAAGATTTTTTTTACTGAATACATTTTCAAACCAATCTCTCGCTTCTTTAGCCGCTTTTTCACCGTAGTAAATTTTTACAACTTCAGCTCCCAATTGTTTTTTAGCTTCCATTGGATGTAAACTTCCATCTGCGATTTGTGCCTTAATTTCTTCAATTCTCTCAAAAGGGACATCAGTTATCATTGTATAATAATTTTCCATCAATTCATCTGAAATTGACATAACTTTACCAAACATATCGTTTGGCGTATCTTTTACACCAATGTAGTTTCCTAATGATTTAGACATTTTTTCCACTCCATCAAGTCCAACCAAAATCGGCATTATCATACAAATTTGCTGCTCTTGACCAAAGTTTTTCTGTAAATCTCTTCCTCTTAGCAAGTTAAATTTTTGTTCAGTCGCACCTAATTCCACATCTGCATGTAATTCTACTGAATCATACCCTTGCAAAATCGGATACATAAACTCAATCAATGAAACTGGTTTATTTTCAGATAATCTTTTTGAAAAATCTTCTCTTGAAATCATTTGTGAAACTGTAAATTGTGACAACAAATTCAACGCATCAGATAACGACAATTTTTCCAGCCAGTCAGCATTGTAAACAACATTAATTTTATCTAAATCTAAAATTAATTTTACTTGTTCCAAATATGTTTTAATATTTTCCATAACTTGTTCTTCTGACAACATTTTTCTAGTTTCAGATTTTCCAGTCGGATCCCCAATTCTTCCAGTGAAAGTCCCAATCAAGAAGAACACATCGTGCCCCAAATCTTGAAACTGTTTTAATTTTCTCAAAGGTACCGCATGTCCCAAGTGCAAATCAGACCCAGTTGGATCAATCCCCAATTTTACTCTTAATGGAGTATTTGTTGAAATTGATTTTTCCAACTTTTTCTTAAATTCATTTTCATTAATTATTTCATCACACCCACGACTTAAAATATTAAATTGTCTTTCTACTTCTTGTTTAATTTCTAATTCTGTCATTTTTTTATTTTTTCTCCTTATTTCTTAATTTTCTTTAATTTTTATATTTTTTTAATTTTTTTAACAAATCTATTATTTCTCAATTTTTACTAATTTTATTTTTATAAATATGCAACATATTTCATAAAATAATACACAATCGGCAATACAAATAACGCACTGTCAAATCTGTCCAAAAATCCACCATGTCCTAAAAGTAAATTCCCAGAATCCTTAACTTCCAATTCTCTTTTTATCTTAGATTCCACCAAATCTCCCAGTTCGGCAAAGATTCCTATTGCAAGTGCAAGGATAAAGGCTTTTAATCCTCCAATGGCAACATAATCGTAATTTACAGAACAGTTTTTTGATAAAAATGAAATTCCGCAGACAAAATTTGCTATGAATAAATATATTTTGTCAAAAGATAAA
This window encodes:
- the whiA gene encoding DNA-binding protein WhiA, producing MSYSANLKREIFNLENSDKESVYSELFGIFIAKNVITENGIYFSTENVSLAKRIYSNLRAVTGIPIQLKYVISKRLGTHKLYEVILFPTQHNQQEYKSFLKKIYFHKNFSVVENEKQLAGIIRGFFLSCGYIKSPEKAYAMDFFVDSEDSATYLYYLFKQMGKKVFQTEKKNKSLVYLRNSEDILDIIFLIGGINSFFEFEEVTINKEIRNKINRNMNWEIANETKKLSASEKQIHIIKVIDQKLGLSELTDILSETAKLRLENQEMSLQELADLMEISKSGIKNRFRRLETIYKGLVEN
- a CDS encoding toxin-antitoxin system YwqK family antitoxin, with product MKKNNSKKILFIAGMMILSAVAYGKDVFANYGTNFGKVRLSQLSSPNMEDVKRLDSSTYELTGSGEYRIMEEGGRRLVVNLNNGILNGKYDEYYANGNRFTLGNYINGKKEGEWTVYTENGQVWKKYQYKNDQLDGRYTSYYAKTGAQETVGNYENGKMTGTWTEYYENGSRKSQGNYSDGQKNGLFTEWNMSGGKKSEIDYVNDEINGKMNVYYENGSPLYEANLNGETGTVKGYYTNGSLGFDGSFRGRRRTGTWTYYDKAGNPRKVSY
- a CDS encoding glutaredoxin, with protein sequence MFWRNDFRDEVGKSKVFTLLIMILGLFFINQINYSVGNSQVKKIQIEYFGRKDCKNCANLEKFLKELSTKRDDFEYVEHKIDESKEEKAFFDETATKLKLVKGTPIIYVDEHIIQGFNTAETTGKEIEELIDSGKTKDKILSLKEYLESGQAGKGNVSSNGAVCTGDKVCEIPGLTKRAERQVLVNIPIINKTIDLTNYSLLTMSIVLGTIDGFNPCAMWVLVLFLTALIAVGNKVKMFRVAGLFILAEAVMYFLILNAWIYTWDFVGLDKWVTPIVGIVGIAGGIFFIKNYLKKGDTLECEVTDFEQRAKISRKVKDIANKPFTLLTALAIIGLALSVNVIEFACSIGIPQTYTKILQINEVPFWARQFYTFIYIIGYMIDDIIVFWFALMSINKLQLTTKYSKWVNLFGGILMIILGLIMLIKPSLLIM
- the acpS gene encoding holo-ACP synthase: MEIYGIGTDIIEISRIEKAIKQTSLFKRKVYTEKEIEHVEKKKHPYSSYAGRFAAKEAVSKAFGTGVHGFSLSDIEILNDELGKPYVTLYNVIKEKAQGLTIQISISHSREYAVSTVIIYKK
- the tyrS gene encoding tyrosine--tRNA ligase; this translates as MTELEIKQEVERQFNILSRGCDEIINENEFKKKLEKSISTNTPLRVKLGIDPTGSDLHLGHAVPLRKLKQFQDLGHDVFFLIGTFTGRIGDPTGKSETRKMLSEEQVMENIKTYLEQVKLILDLDKINVVYNADWLEKLSLSDALNLLSQFTVSQMISREDFSKRLSENKPVSLIEFMYPILQGYDSVELHADVELGATEQKFNLLRGRDLQKNFGQEQQICMIMPILVGLDGVEKMSKSLGNYIGVKDTPNDMFGKVMSISDELMENYYTMITDVPFERIEEIKAQIADGSLHPMEAKKQLGAEVVKIYYGEKAAKEARDWFENVFSKKNLDVDLPEVEVPYGEINVIDLLVKEAKLLGGTSEARRLISQGGFKINDEPIKDIKASVNIESGMIIRAGKKKIVKVK